A stretch of DNA from Spirochaetota bacterium:
CCCCGCGAGGGCAATGATCGCGATGCCGCAGCTTATGGCGTTTTTCAATTTTTGGGCGGGTCCCATACTTTCGATATTGGCGGATTCCCGGCGGAGTCAAGGATTATTTGCCGGATTGGAAATGAATTTTTTTTGATTGATTTTAAAATCTTCTTGCATTATGTCGTCATAATAAAAAATCTTCTGCTTGGGTCGGGTTTAACCCGGCCCTGACGTATTAATTGGATGGATCTATGTTCCTGAAATCGCTGGATTTATACGGCTTCAAGTCCTTTGCCGACAAGACACAGGTCACCTTTGAGCCGGGAATTACCGTTATAATCGGCCCCAACGGGTGCGGCAAGTCCAACGTCGTCGACGCCATCAAGTGGGTCCTGGGCGAGAAGCAGGCGAAGAACATCCGCGGCGAAAAGATGGAAGACATCATTTTCGCCGGCACCGAGCAGCGCAAGCAGCTGTCCCTCTCCGAGGTATTCGTCACCATCGACAACTCCAACCGGGTCCTCGATTTCGATTCGGACTCGGTCACCGTGGGCCGCCGCATCTTCCGCGACGGCGAGTCCGAATACCTCATCAACAAGTCGCCGGTGCGCCTCAAGGACGTGGAAAAGCTCTTCATGGACACCGGTATCGGCAAGGCGTCATACTCCGTCATGGAGCAGGGCAAGATGGACCTGATCCTGTCGACCCGGCCGGAGGACCGCCGCTACATCTTCGAGGAGGCGGCGGGCATCTCCAAGTACAAGTTCCAGAAGAAGGAGTCCCTCAAGAAGCTCACCGAAACGAGCGACAACCTTGAGCGCATCAACGATATCATAAAGGAGATCGAGCGCGAGAAGGATTTCAAGTCGAAGCAGGCCGAGACCACCAAGGTATATATCTCCCTCCGGACCGAGCTCTCCGATCTGGATGTCAGGATCAACACGATCCGCTACCAGGAGCTGTCGAAGAAGCAGGCGAAGATCCAGGAGGATATCGAGCGGCACAACATGGAGCGCGAGGCGATATCCTCCCGTGTGTCCACCACCTCGGCCGACAACGAGAAGGACGAAAAGCGCAAGAACGACATACAGCACCAGCTCTTCGAGCTGGAAAAGCGCCTCCACGCCTACCGGATCCGCGTCGAGGACATCGACGTCAAGACCGAGAAGAACCGGGGCCTCATCGAGGAGGAACAGAATCTCAAGAAGGGCATTGAGAACAAGATCGTCGAGCGGACAAAGAACCTGGAGCGCCTCCAGGAAGAAAAGCAGAAGAGCGAGCAATCGGGCGTCGAGATAGGAAAGAAGATCGAGGACGACAAGCAGAAGCTGGCGGCCTTCTTTGCGACGAGGAAGCGGAAGATTGATTCCATCCACGCATCGCGGGACTCCATCGAGGAGAAGAAGGCCGGCATCAAGAGCGCCGAGGCCGACCTGAAGGAGCTCCAGGCTCTTCTCGAGGAGGTCATCCGGAAGCTGGTCGACGCCATTGAAAAACGCAAGGCCGAGCTGGAGGGATCGGAGCAGGAGCGGGTCCAGGTGCGGGGCCTCATCCATGACAGGATACGCTCTATCGAGGAGTCCCTCCGCAAGGCCGCGGCCGATCTCCGGGGCGGCATGGCCGACAGCGCCCTGGCCGCGCTGGAGGCCGTCGACATGGATTCCCTGAAGCGGGACATCCTGAAATTCGAGAGCTACGAGGACGGCTTCCGGTCGATACTTTTCGACAAGACGGGGATCCACGCAGAAAAGGAGAACCTTGACCGGAGGATACGGGAGAAGATAGACGGCATCGAGCGGTTCCGGAACGAGATAGCCGCCCTGGAGACCCACATCCAGCACGAGCAGACGGAGCTGGAGGACGTCAACCAGATGATCACCCGGGTGGAGAAGGACCTCTCCCGCAACGAGAACGAGCGGGACTGGATCGAGAAGCACATCCAGTCTCTGTCGACCCAGATCGTGGACTTCAAGAAGCAGATCGACAACTACCGCGAGGAGATACTCCGGGCGGAGAAGAAGATCAAGGAGCTCAATGACGAGATACGGGAATGGGACCAGCGCCTCGTCGAGTTCAACGAGCGGAGCGAATCATTGCTGAAAGAGATCGCGGAGCTCACGGCCAAGCGCGAGGAGATCGAAAACAAGATCCACGATCGGAAGAACGTGGCCCGCAAGGACGAGGAGGAGCTGCAGCGGATCGTGGAGAAGATCACCAACCTGGACAAGTCGCAGGTGGAGCTCATCTTCAAAAAAAACAGCATCGAGGAGCACCTCTGGATCGAGTACGAGAAGAAGATCAAGGATGCAGAAAACCTGAGCGTTATGGAGTCGCAGCTGGAAGGCCTGATGTCCCGCAGCCAGGATATCAAGAAGCAGATACAGGACCTGGGCCCCATCAACAACCTCGCCATTGAGGAATACCGCAATCTGAAGAAGCGCTTCGAGTATTACATCAAGCAGAAGAAAGACATAGAGAAGGCCCGGGAGGACATCTTCACCGTCATAGAGGACATCAACCGCACGTCCATCGAGATGTTCATGGAAACCTTCAAGAGCATACAGAAAAACTTTTCCGATATATTCAGGCAGCTCTTCGAGGGAGGGGAGGCGGCCATCGAGCTGAACGAGCCGGACAATCCCCTGGAGAGCGGCATCGAGGTCATGATACGCCCGCCGGGGAAAAAGCTGAAAAACATCAACCTCCTCTCCGG
This window harbors:
- a CDS encoding AAA family ATPase — encoded protein: MFLKSLDLYGFKSFADKTQVTFEPGITVIIGPNGCGKSNVVDAIKWVLGEKQAKNIRGEKMEDIIFAGTEQRKQLSLSEVFVTIDNSNRVLDFDSDSVTVGRRIFRDGESEYLINKSPVRLKDVEKLFMDTGIGKASYSVMEQGKMDLILSTRPEDRRYIFEEAAGISKYKFQKKESLKKLTETSDNLERINDIIKEIEREKDFKSKQAETTKVYISLRTELSDLDVRINTIRYQELSKKQAKIQEDIERHNMEREAISSRVSTTSADNEKDEKRKNDIQHQLFELEKRLHAYRIRVEDIDVKTEKNRGLIEEEQNLKKGIENKIVERTKNLERLQEEKQKSEQSGVEIGKKIEDDKQKLAAFFATRKRKIDSIHASRDSIEEKKAGIKSAEADLKELQALLEEVIRKLVDAIEKRKAELEGSEQERVQVRGLIHDRIRSIEESLRKAAADLRGGMADSALAALEAVDMDSLKRDILKFESYEDGFRSILFDKTGIHAEKENLDRRIREKIDGIERFRNEIAALETHIQHEQTELEDVNQMITRVEKDLSRNENERDWIEKHIQSLSTQIVDFKKQIDNYREEILRAEKKIKELNDEIREWDQRLVEFNERSESLLKEIAELTAKREEIENKIHDRKNVARKDEEELQRIVEKITNLDKSQVELIFKKNSIEEHLWIEYEKKIKDAENLSVMESQLEGLMSRSQDIKKQIQDLGPINNLAIEEYRNLKKRFEYYIKQKKDIEKAREDIFTVIEDINRTSIEMFMETFKSIQKNFSDIFRQLFEGGEAAIELNEPDNPLESGIEVMIRPPGKKLKNINLLSGGERALTAIALLFATYMVKPSPFCFLDEIDAPLDEQNIGRFVRMLKEFARGSQFIIVTHNKKTMSIGETLYGVTMEEPGVSKLVSIKMDKIEGTN